Part of the Fusobacterium sp. SYSU M8D902 genome, ATTTTTTCATATTTTTTCATAATATTTTTAATCCACTCCAAATGTTTCTCAACTTTACTATCATTTTGTATTCTATTTTCATAGTCATTTTCAACTATATACCTACTTAAAATTTCCAACTCCTCTTTTAGTCTTCCAGGAAGAACAGCTAATCCCATAACCTCAATAAGCCCGATATTCTCTTTTTTAATATTGTGTACATCAGAGTGAGGGTGGAATATTCCAAGAGAATGCTCTTCACTAGTTCTATTATTTCTTAAAACTAGATCCAATTCAAATTTCTCTCCTCTTCTTCTTGCTATAGGAGTAATAGTGTTGTGTGGAGTATCTTCACTATAGGCAAGAATACCTAAAGCTTCATCACTGTATTCTCTCCAATTATTTAGGATTTTATCAGCTAAATCCACCAACTTTTCTCTATTTTTACTAGAGATTCTAATAACTGACATAGGCCACTTAACAATACCAGCTTCCACATCTTCAAATCCTTTAAATGATATTTTTTTCTCAATAGGAGCCTTAGCCATAGGAAATTCATGGTGTCCACCTTGGTAGTGATCGTGACTAAGAATAGAACCACCCACTATTGGTAGATCAGCATTAGATCCTAGGAAATAGTGTGGTAAAATCTCTGTAAAACCTGTTAATCTATTGAGAGCTTCTTTAGTTATCTTCATAGGTCTATGCTCTTTAGCAAAAACAATAGCATGTTCATTATAATATACATATGGAGAGTATTGCATAAACCACTCTTCATTAGTAAGAGTTAGAGGTATAACTCTATGATTTTGACGTGCAGGATGATTTAATCTACCAGAATATCCAACATTTTCATAACAAAGTAAGCATTTAGGATAAGAGGCTTGAGGCATCAATCTCTCTCTAGCAATATCTCTAGGATCTTTTTCTGGTTTTGAAAGATTTACTGTTATCTCCATATCTCCATACTCAGTAGATGAGAACCAATGCATATTTTTAGCTATTCTATCCACTCTTATATAGTTAGATTTTTGTGCAAAATCATAGTAGAAGTTTGTTGCACTCTCTACCCCTTTCTCTTGAGTAAGTTTTTCAAATTTATCTATAATTTGAGTAGCTGTAGGAGTTATTTTTCCCATTACTTTAGTATCAAAAAGATCTCTTAAAGTGATAGTATCCTCAATTATTGAGTTTTTAACAGCATAATCACAAATATTTTTTAATATCTCAGTAGGATAATCAGGAATCTCATTCTCAGTTATCTCTACCTCTTCCCATTCAGCTATATTTAGTAGTTCTAAGATCTCATTTCTAGCAATAATCTCATCATATTTACCTATCAATCCATTTTTTAATCCAAAAGCTAGTAATAGTTTGATCTCTTTAAAAATATTCATTAAAATTCCCCCAACTTTCTACTTCCATCACCTATCTTAGCAACATAAAAATCAGCAACTAAACCTGTTTTAGCTGTATATTTTTCTCCAACAGATTTGATAAAGTTATCTATATTTTCATCTTTAACAATACTAACTGTACAACCTCCAAATCCAGCACCAGTCATACGAGCTCCAATTACTCCTTCAGCTTCCCAAGCAGCTTCTACTAAAGAATCTAGCTCAAAACCAGTTACTTCATAATCATCTCTTAAAGAGATATGAGAGGCATTCATAAGCTTACCAAAAGATGTTATATCCCCTGATTTTAATTTTTGAACAGCTTCCACAGTTCTAGCATTTTCTGTTACAGCATGAGTAGCTCTTTTAAGTTGTTCTTCATCAGTTATGAAGTGTTTTACTTCATTGAATCTATCTACAGAAAGCTCTCCTAAGTATTTAATATCTATACCATTTTCATTTAAAACTTTTACAGCTGCTTCACAAGAAGCTCTTCTTTCATTATATTTAGAGTCAGCAAGTCCTCTTTTTTTATTAGTATTAGCTATAACTACAGAGGCACCATTTAAAGAGATAGGTGCATATTGATAGTTTAAAGAGTTGCAATCTAAAAGGATAGCATTATCTTTTTTACCCATACCAATAGCAAACTGATCCATAATTCCACAGTTTACACCTATAAATTGATTCTCTGCTTTTTGAGATAATTTAACCATTTCTACCATATCAATATCTAATTTAAAGAAATCTTTTAATACAACAGAAATAAGTAGTTCCAATGATGCAGATGATGAAAGTCCAGCACCATTAGGGATAGTTCCATTGATTAATATATCAAATCCAGAATCTATCTTATATCCAGCATCAATAAATGTTTTGATAACTCCCTTTGGATAGTTAGCCCAATTGTCCTCTTTTTTATTGATTAACTCATCTAATGTAAACTCTTTAATTCCTTCATCTACAAAGTTTAATGAGTACATTCTAAATCTATTATCATCTCTTTTTACTGCTATACCATAAGTTCCAAAATCAAGAGCACAAGGGAAAACAAAACCACCATTGTAGTCTGTATGTTCACCGATAAGATTAACTCTACCAGGAGAGAAGAAAGCTTCTACCTTTCCTTCATAATTAAAAACTCTTTTAAATTCTCCAACTAATTTTTCTATCATGTTTGACCTCCGATTGAAATATCTAATTACCTATCATAAGTATATAATATTTTGACAGTTAATAGAATTAAAAAGGTAAAAAAAATAAAAACTTATTAAACTTTATAAAATAAGTTTTGCTTTTAGAAGAAAATTGAGTAAAATATAGATAAAAGAGTATAGAAAGAGGGGGTTACCTTGAAAAAAGAAAATGTTAAATTGAAAATTTTGGAGTTGATAAAAGAAAAGAATGGAGTTTCAAGAATAGAAATATCTAGAATATTTGGAATTACTCCAGCTGCAGTTGGAAAAATAGTAAATGAATTTTTAGATAAAGAGATTGTTATAGAGGAGAGAATTGGGGAATCTACTGGTGGAAGAAAACCTACCCTACTCAATCTTAATAAAGAAAAAATAGGAAAAATTTTAGGAGTCTACTTTGCTCCTACCTTTGTAGTTTTAAATGTAGGAGATATTGACGGAAATAATTTTATCAGTAAAAAATTTAGACTTGGAGATCTTGGTGGAGATATAATCGGACAGACAGAAAAGCTTATTGGAGTTATTTTAAAGAGAACAAAGGGAATAAATATGATCTCTGTAGTAATGAATGGATTAGTGGACAGTGATAGGGGAATCTCTATATTTTCACCACACTATAATACTAAAAATATTCCCATTGTTGAGAGATTTGAAAAAAAATTTAAAAAGAGAGTTTTTATAGAGAATGACGTCAGAGCTATGGCTCTAGCAGAAAAAGTTTATGGACTATGCAGAGAGAACAATAATTTTGTAGTTTTAAATGTTGAAGAGGGAGTGGGAGGAAGTATATATTTAAATAATATGCTCTATCACGGATATGGCTCAATGTCAGGTGAATTAGGTCATATGGTTGTAAGAAGAAATAGTCTTGAAAAATGCTCTTGTGGAAAAAAAGGATGTTTAGAGACTGAGGTATCTAATAGAGCAATAATAAAAAAAGTAGTAGCTTCAATAAAGATAAATAACCAATATAGCTCTTTAAAAAAGATATTAGAAAAAGAGGGAATGTTAAAGATAAAGGATATTATAAGAGGAGTAGAGGAAAAGGATATGGTAAGTTTAACAGTTACAATGGAAGCTCTACACTATATAGCTCACGCCTTAGATATGATAATCTCTGTAA contains:
- a CDS encoding galactokinase, whose protein sequence is MIEKLVGEFKRVFNYEGKVEAFFSPGRVNLIGEHTDYNGGFVFPCALDFGTYGIAVKRDDNRFRMYSLNFVDEGIKEFTLDELINKKEDNWANYPKGVIKTFIDAGYKIDSGFDILINGTIPNGAGLSSSASLELLISVVLKDFFKLDIDMVEMVKLSQKAENQFIGVNCGIMDQFAIGMGKKDNAILLDCNSLNYQYAPISLNGASVVIANTNKKRGLADSKYNERRASCEAAVKVLNENGIDIKYLGELSVDRFNEVKHFITDEEQLKRATHAVTENARTVEAVQKLKSGDITSFGKLMNASHISLRDDYEVTGFELDSLVEAAWEAEGVIGARMTGAGFGGCTVSIVKDENIDNFIKSVGEKYTAKTGLVADFYVAKIGDGSRKLGEF
- the galT gene encoding UDP-glucose--hexose-1-phosphate uridylyltransferase, whose translation is MNIFKEIKLLLAFGLKNGLIGKYDEIIARNEILELLNIAEWEEVEITENEIPDYPTEILKNICDYAVKNSIIEDTITLRDLFDTKVMGKITPTATQIIDKFEKLTQEKGVESATNFYYDFAQKSNYIRVDRIAKNMHWFSSTEYGDMEITVNLSKPEKDPRDIARERLMPQASYPKCLLCYENVGYSGRLNHPARQNHRVIPLTLTNEEWFMQYSPYVYYNEHAIVFAKEHRPMKITKEALNRLTGFTEILPHYFLGSNADLPIVGGSILSHDHYQGGHHEFPMAKAPIEKKISFKGFEDVEAGIVKWPMSVIRISSKNREKLVDLADKILNNWREYSDEALGILAYSEDTPHNTITPIARRRGEKFELDLVLRNNRTSEEHSLGIFHPHSDVHNIKKENIGLIEVMGLAVLPGRLKEELEILSRYIVENDYENRIQNDSKVEKHLEWIKNIMKKYEKISSQNAYDILKSEVGITFSRVLEDAGVYKRDEKGQSGLLRFVDHINSI
- a CDS encoding ROK family transcriptional regulator encodes the protein MKKENVKLKILELIKEKNGVSRIEISRIFGITPAAVGKIVNEFLDKEIVIEERIGESTGGRKPTLLNLNKEKIGKILGVYFAPTFVVLNVGDIDGNNFISKKFRLGDLGGDIIGQTEKLIGVILKRTKGINMISVVMNGLVDSDRGISIFSPHYNTKNIPIVERFEKKFKKRVFIENDVRAMALAEKVYGLCRENNNFVVLNVEEGVGGSIYLNNMLYHGYGSMSGELGHMVVRRNSLEKCSCGKKGCLETEVSNRAIIKKVVASIKINNQYSSLKKILEKEGMLKIKDIIRGVEEKDMVSLTVTMEALHYIAHALDMIISVINPEKIIIYGDLFQSEYIFKNMLKEIRKLTLDEQYYQIKRTEFQESIYNIAPMALANYMLFR